DNA from Synergistota bacterium:
CTCCCTTAAAGCTATTAACGGCTGATCTTTTGATAGCTTTGGACTTGTTTCTTTGCGGAAGCTTATTCATTATCTTCTCTTACGGGACCTATGACCTATTCATAAGAAAAACTTCTGTTGAAAATGTAATGGACTCTGCAACTTGTGGTCCAATCTGGTTAAGTATAAAAAATGTAGAAGATTTGAAAAGCTACCTTTTAGGCTATATACTTATAATGTTAAGTGTTACTTTTTTGAAACAAGCTGTTGCTGTGGATTATACGTCTCCAGTTTCGCTATTCCTTTTTGCGGGTGGAATATTCCTTTTAGGTTTAACTTATTATTTTGCTCATAAGAGGTAGTTTTATAATGTCGTATGACAATATAGTAATTAGAGGAGCAAGAGAACATAATCTAAAAAATATAAATCTTGAGCTTCCTAAAGGTAAGCTGATAGTTGTAACAGGTGTTTCTGGTTCTGGAAAATCTTCTTTAGCTTTCGATACTATATATGCTGAAGGGCAAAGGAGATATGTAGAATCACTTTCTGCTTATGCTAGACAGTTTCTTGGTAGGATGGAAAAGCCTGATGTAGACTCTATTGAAGGGTTGTCCCCTGCTATTTCTATAGATCAGAAGGGTGTCCCTAAAAACCCTAGATCAACGGTTGGAACTATAACGGAGATTTATGATTACCTGAGACTTCTTTTTGCAAGGATAGGGATTCCTCATTGTTTTAAATGTGGTAGAGTAATAGAAAGACAGACTGTGGATCATATGGTAGAAAAAATTTTTTCTCTTCCGGCAGGAACGAGGATCCAAATCCTTTCTCCTTTAGTACGGGGAAGGAAAGGGGAATTTAAAAATCTTTTCATAGAACTTCAAAAAGGAGGATTTTTAAGGGTTAGAGTAGATGGGATTACCCTTTGGCTTGAGGAGGAGATTACGCTAGACAAGGCTAAAAAGCATGATATAGACGTTATTATAGATAGACTTATTGTAAATGAGGAAAATAAAAGTAGAATTTATGATTCCTTGGAGCAGGCTTTAAGATTGTCTAAAGGACTTGTTCTCATTCTTGTAGGAGATGGCGAAGAGATATTGCTTTCTGAAAGATTCGCTTGTCCTTATTGTGAGGTTAGTCTTCCTGAGATAGAACCAAGGCTATTTTCCTTCAATAGCCCTTATGGTGCCTGTTCTGCTTGTGATGGTCTTGGAGTCAAGATTGAGTTTGCGCCAGATCTCATAATTGATGAGGAACTTTCGATATGTGAGGGTGCTGTAAGACCATGGCGTGATAGTAGGTATGAGGAATTTTACTTAAAGAAACTTGAGGTTTTAGCGAAGGAATACGGGTTTTCCTTAGGCGTTCCTTTTAAGAATCTACCTGAAGATATCAAAAACATCATTCTTTATGGTTCTGATAAGGTTTTTTCTTTCAAGTTTTACTCTCGTGATGGAGCTTATGATTATAGAGGTTATTTTGAAGGTGTTATTCCTCAGCTTGAAAGGAAATATAGAGAGACCGAATCAGAAGTTGTTAAGGAAGAACTTGAAAGGTTCATGAGATTTAATTCTTGTCCTAAGTGTAAAGGCGCTCGTTTAAGAGAGGAAGCTCTTGCTGTTAAGATCGCTGGTAAGAATATATATGAACTAACCTGTATGCCCATAAGAGATCTATATGCTTTTCTTAAGGAACTTAGATTTAGTGAGAAAGAAAGACAGATAGCTCGTGTTCCTATAAAAGAAATACTGTCAAGACTTGATTTCCTTATTAACGTTGGTGTAGGTTACCTTACATTGGCAAGACCTGGGTATACGCTCTCAGGGGGAGAGGCTCAGAGGATAAGACTTGCTACTCAGATAGGCTCTGGTCTTACAGGGGTACTTTATGTTCTTGATGAACCTACGGTTGGGCTTCATCCAAGAGATACAGAACGGCTTCTAAACATGTTAGAGAAACTGAGGGACATGGGAAATACGCTGTTAGTGGTTGAACATGACGAGCTTACTATAAGAAGAGCAGATTATATTGTGGAACTCGGGCCAGGAGCAGGTGTTAACGGTGGAGAGGTAGTATATCAGGGAACGCTTGATGAGCTTTTAAAAAGCGAAAAATCTCTAACAGGTGCTTTTCTTTCGGGCAGGAAAAGAATTCCAGTCCCTTCCTATAGAAGGAGGCCAGGGAAAAAGAATATAGTTATAAAAGGAGCTCGTCACCATAATTTAAAGAACATTGATGTAATTATTCCTCTTGGCTTATTGGTTTGCATAACTGGAGTGTCTGGAGCGGGTAAGAGTACCCTTGTTTATGATATTCTT
Protein-coding regions in this window:
- a CDS encoding YqhA family protein, with the translated sequence MKAIKDIVWWVFVNVRLITIISVVFSVIGAFFVYIMGALYIFKVIFSHMRAEEIPPLKLLTADLLIALDLFLCGSLFIIFSYGTYDLFIRKTSVENVMDSATCGPIWLSIKNVEDLKSYLLGYILIMLSVTFLKQAVAVDYTSPVSLFLFAGGIFLLGLTYYFAHKR
- the uvrA gene encoding excinuclease ABC subunit UvrA gives rise to the protein MSYDNIVIRGAREHNLKNINLELPKGKLIVVTGVSGSGKSSLAFDTIYAEGQRRYVESLSAYARQFLGRMEKPDVDSIEGLSPAISIDQKGVPKNPRSTVGTITEIYDYLRLLFARIGIPHCFKCGRVIERQTVDHMVEKIFSLPAGTRIQILSPLVRGRKGEFKNLFIELQKGGFLRVRVDGITLWLEEEITLDKAKKHDIDVIIDRLIVNEENKSRIYDSLEQALRLSKGLVLILVGDGEEILLSERFACPYCEVSLPEIEPRLFSFNSPYGACSACDGLGVKIEFAPDLIIDEELSICEGAVRPWRDSRYEEFYLKKLEVLAKEYGFSLGVPFKNLPEDIKNIILYGSDKVFSFKFYSRDGAYDYRGYFEGVIPQLERKYRETESEVVKEELERFMRFNSCPKCKGARLREEALAVKIAGKNIYELTCMPIRDLYAFLKELRFSEKERQIARVPIKEILSRLDFLINVGVGYLTLARPGYTLSGGEAQRIRLATQIGSGLTGVLYVLDEPTVGLHPRDTERLLNMLEKLRDMGNTLLVVEHDELTIRRADYIVELGPGAGVNGGEVVYQGTLDELLKSEKSLTGAFLSGRKRIPVPSYRRRPGKKNIVIKGARHHNLKNIDVIIPLGLLVCITGVSGAGKSTLVYDILYKALVRKLYRSPELPGEHDSIEGLENIDKVVLIDQSPIGRTPRSNPVTYTGAFTPIREFFSLLPEAKIRGYEPGRFSFNVRGGRCEACQGQGTIKVEMQFLPDVYITCDVCKGKRYNRETLEVKYKGKDISDVLDMSVDEALEFFSNIPSIVRKLRLLSDVGLGYIKLGQSATTLSGGEAQRVKLAAELSKKPTGKTLYILDEPTTGLHFADVEKLVKVLQRLVEGGNTVLVIEHNLEVVKVADYVIDLGPEGGEEGGYIVACGTPEEIAMCEKSYTGQFLKKVLGDGNKVYAESA